In Crassostrea angulata isolate pt1a10 chromosome 4, ASM2561291v2, whole genome shotgun sequence, one genomic interval encodes:
- the LOC128180911 gene encoding uncharacterized protein LOC128180911, giving the protein MPVYHCCVPECTSSTRKLQDLDKHPHMKDVTFYSLPKKSDQRRRNQWIRLIRREKSWVPNKYTRICSCHFEHGSNTPTLFPYNNFKKSSYTRKTSNSIQMPVDISDEEETSTESNSGILLHHYEEHNIPYVAEEYEINTSHDRSEGVKHVKKVECVTNPPFLDHVYAAGTSPGSTDVNVQDTAVQTDMTMNDINIMSDQIHQLQAKLDDKTTLLRDCFIETVTKNDENVKLYTGLPSLAMLLGIFNILSAKCSALKYWSGPPSAQEKNYQRNRHGKPGPSRKLSFYQEFILSLVRLRLGLFEFCIADLFGVSKSRVSQIFITWITFMSNAFGNFLRWPSRRQVKKYMPLSFRKQYPNTRAIIDCTEFFLQRPRSPTAQAATYSTYKSKNTAKCLLAISPAGNFTFVSKLYGGNVSDRFITEDSGFLNFVEEGDDIMADRGFTIRDLLTDKKATLNIPPFTRKCPWGKKKRLNVNEIKQTRKIAKLRIHVERAIQRLKLFRLIGNVIPWSLKPVINQMIKVSAFLCNLMPTLVRK; this is encoded by the exons ATGCCGGTCTATCATTGCTGCGTGCCAGAATGCACATCTTCGACAAGAAAACTACAAGATTTGGATAAACATCCACACATGAAAGATGTAACGTTTTATTCATTGCCTAAAAAGTCGGACCAAAGAAGAAGAAATCAGTGGATAAGGCTCATCAGACGGGAGAAGTCTTGGGTGCCGAACAAATATACAAGAATTTGTTCTTGCCATTTTGAGCACGGCTCAAATACTCCGACATTATTTCCatacaacaattttaaaaaatcgtctTATACTAG GAAAACAAGCAACTCTATCCAGATGCCAGTTGATATCAGTGATGAGGAGGAAACTTCAACAGAAAGCAATAGTGGCATACTTCTTCATCATTATGAAGAACACAACATCCCCTACGTTGCTGAGGAATATGAAATCAACACCAGTCATGATAGATCTGAGG gtGTGAAGCATGTGAAGAAAGTGGAGTGTGTTACAAATCCTCCCTTCCTTGATCATGTTTATGCTGCTGGTACATCACCAGGTTCTACTGATGTGAACGTCCAGGATACAGCAGTGCAAACGGACATGACCATGAATGATATCAACATAATGTCTGATCAAATCCACCAACTTCAAGCAAAACTTGATGACAAGACCACTCTTTTAAGAGATTGTTTTATTGAGACTGTTACCAAAAATGATGAGAATGTTAAATTGTACACAGGATTACCGTCACTTGCTATGCTATTGggtattttcaatattttatctgCCAAGTGTTCTGCATTAAAATACTGGTCAGGTCCACCCAGTGCCCAGGAGAAAAATTACCAGAGGAACAGACATGGAAAACCTGGTCCATCaagaaaattatctttttatcagGAATTTATTCTTTCACTTGTTCGCTTACGTTTAGGATTATTTGAGTTTTGTATTGCTGATCTGTTTGGTGTATCTAAAAGTAGGGTTTCCCAGATTTTTATTACTTGGATAACTTTTATGTCAAATGCatttggaaactttttgagatgGCCATCTCGGAGACAAGTAAAAAAGTATATGCCATTGTCCTTTAGGAAGCAGTACCCTAATACACGTGCAATTATAGATTGTACTGAATTTTTTCTACAACGACCTAGATCTCCAACTGCTCAAGCAGCTACATATAGTACATATAAGTCTAAAAACACAGCTAAATGTTTGCTAGCTATTTCACCAGCAGggaattttacttttgtttcaaaactttatgGTGGCAATGTGTCTGATAGATTTATTACAGAAGATTCagggtttttaaattttgtagaaGAGGGTGATGACATAATGGCTGACAGAGGTTTTACAATAAGAGATCTGCTCACTGATAAGAAAGCCACCCTGAATATTCCTCCTTTTACCAGAAAGTGTCCATGGGGGAAAAAGAAACGCCTTAATGTTAATGAAATAAAGCAGACACGCAAGATAGCCAAACTTAGAATTCATGTAGAGAGGGCTATACAGAGACTTAAGTTATTTAGGCTTATAGGAAATGTAATTCCATGGTCACTTAAACCAGTTATTAATCAAATgattaaagtttcagcatttcttTGTAACTTAATGCCAACTCTAGTGAGAAAGTAG